One Cryptococcus neoformans var. neoformans B-3501A chromosome 10, whole genome shotgun sequence DNA window includes the following coding sequences:
- a CDS encoding hypothetical protein (HMMPfam hit to S-methyl_trans, Homocysteine S-methyltransferase, score: 23.5, E(): 7.5e-10), with protein sequence MSSNILVLDGGMGTTLESLGVDISSPLWGSEALRTNPDVIRKVHEGYVQGGADLVETATYQLTPQNLCDHLHCPREEAECILCSGVKLVASCIASCSSRNEEHNTKSKGGNKSKVVLSFGPYGSTLQPGQEYGGIYPPPFGPSTSTNAFPPDSNDEEEAAIQALAYHHLDKLEAISHDGAAWREVEWIAFETIPVLHEVRGIRRAMAILRGKLSALYADGDNIDLWWEKKFWITSPFPMGQHPQLLPDGSHASIPQVIHSLFSGPDPIPNGIGINCTNPSYLHFLSSSFTSHLPFEFFGKVEMVIYPDGGQMYDTTTRAWVVAPQSPENAEKWAEVVGDVAKGVRGAEREGKGVWKGVVVGGCCKSSFDEIRALRRFVDSQ encoded by the exons ATGTCTTCCAATATACTAGTCCTCGACGGCGGCATG GGAACAACTCTCGAGTCTTTAGGTGTAGAtatttcctctcctctttggGGATCCGAAGCGCTTAGGACTAATCCGGATGTGATTCGTAAAGTACATGAGGGGTATGTGCAGGGGGGTGCAGATTTGGTGGAGACTGCAAC ATACCAACTCACACCTCAAAACCTATGCGACCATCTCCACTGCCCTAGGGAAGAGGCTGAATGTATTCTCTGTTCAGGGGTCAAACTGGTCGCTTCCTGTATCgcctcttgctcttctcgcAATGAGGAACATAACACAAAAAGTAAAGGCGGTAACAAAAGCAAAGTCGTACTCTCCTTCGGACCTTACGGCTCGACTCTCCAACCTGGCCAAGAATATGGTGGTATCTATCCCCCTCCTTTTGGGCCTTCAACATCTACCAATGCTTTCCCTCCCGACTCtaatgatgaagaggaagcagctATCCAAGCGCTTGCGTATCACCACTTGGATAAGCTCGAGGCGATCAGTCACGATGGAGCGGCTTGGCGGGAGGTGGAGTGGATAGCATTTGAGACGATACCTGTTTTACATGAAGTCCGTGGTATCAGGCGGGCAATGGCGATATTGAGGGGGAAACTTTCTGCCCTCTATGCTGATGGGGATAATATTGACTTGTGGTGGGAGAAAAAGTTCTGGATAACCAGTCCCTTCCCAATGGGACAACACCCCCAACTCCTTCCTGATGGTTCGCACGCTTCCATCCCACAGGTGATCcactccctcttctccggACCTGATCCCATCCCCAACGGAATCGGAATCAACTGCACTAATCCGTCTTACCTCCATTTTCTCTCCTCGTCATTTACTTCTCACCTTCCTTTTGAGTTTTTCGGTAAAGTGGAAATGGTGATATACCCTGATGGGGGACAGATGTATGATACCACCACCAGAGCGTGGGTTGTAGCCCCTCAGAGTCCGGAGAATGCTGAGAAATGGGCAGAGGTCGTTGGTGATGTGGCGAAAGGAGTAAGAGGAGcagagagggaagggaaaggggtTTGGAAGGGAGTCGTTGTAGGTGGGTGTTGTAAATCGTCTTTCGACGAGATTCGCGCATTGAGAAGGTTTGTAGACAGTCAATAG
- a CDS encoding hypothetical protein (Match to EST gb|CF193953.1|CF193953; HMMPfam hit to Pro_isomerase, Cyclophilin type peptidyl-prolyl cis-trans isomerase, score: 339.4, E(): 4.9e-99), whose translation MSSIDPPAGHTRPIVFFDISIGDTPAGRIKMELFDDITPKTAENFRQLCTGEHRINSVPQGYKKATFHRVIPQFMVQGGDFVRGDGTGSFSIYGAQFEDENFKVKHTGPGLLSMANSGPNTNGCQFFITTAPAEFLDGKHCVFGRVIDGLLTVRKIENVPTGANNRPKLQVRIAECGEM comes from the exons ATGTCCTCAATCGATCCTCCAGCAGGCCATACGAGGCCtatcgtcttcttcgacatCTCCATCGGAGACACTCCCGCCGGCCGGATCAAGATGG AGTTGTTTGATGACATTACCCCCAA GACAGCAGAAAACTTTAGGCAATTATGTACAGGCGAGCACCG AATCAACTCTGTGCCTCAAGGCTATAAGAAGGCTACTTTCCACAG AGT AATCCCACAATTCATGGTTCAAGGCGGAGACTTTGTCAGAGGGGATGGTACTGGATCATTCTCAATCTATGGCGCACagtttgaagatgagaacTTCAAGGTGAAGCATACAGGACCTGGGTTGTTGAGTATG GCGAATTCGGGACCGAACACCAATGGATGCCAG TTCTTCATCACTACCGCCCCTGCCGAATTCCTTGACGGCAAGCACTGCGTCTTTGGCCGAGTCATTGATGGTTTATTGACCGTcaggaagattgagaaCGTCCCCACTGGCGCTAACAACAG ACCGAAATTGCAAGTCAGGATAGCAGAGTGCGGGGAGATGTAA
- a CDS encoding hypothetical protein (Match to ESTs gb|CF194353.1|CF194353, gb|CF194352.1|CF194352, gb|CF191670.1|CF191670; HMMPfam hit to Histone, Core histone H2A/H2B/H3/H4, score: 95.6, E(): 1.2e-25) — MARTKQTARKSTGGKAPRKQLATKAARKQAPSQVSGGVKKPHRYRPGTVALREIRRYQKSTELLIRKLPFQRLVREIAQDFKTDLRFQSSAIGALQEASEAYLVSLFEDTNLAAIHAKRVTIQPKDLQLARRLRGERS; from the exons ATGG CCCGAACAAAG CAAACCGCTCGAAAGTCCACTGGTGGTAAGGCCCCCAGGAAGCAGC TCGCTACCAAGGCCGCCCGAAAGCAGGCCCCTTCCCAGGTTTCTGGTGGTGTTAAGAAGCCTCACAGGTACAGGCCCGGTACCGTCGCTCTCCGAGAAATTCGACGATACCAGAA GTCCACAGAGCTTTTGATCAGGAAGTTGCCTTTCCAGCGACTCGTTCGTGAAATTGCTCAGGATTTCAAGACCGATTTGCGTTTCCAGTCCTCTGCCATTGGTGCCCTTCAGGAGGCTTCCGAGGCTTACCTCGTCTCACTCTTCGAGGACA CCAACTTGGCCGCTATCCACGCCAAGCGAGTCACTATCCAGCCCAAGGACCTTCAGCTCGCCCGTCGTCTCCGAGGCGAGAGGTCTTAA
- a CDS encoding hypothetical protein (Match to ESTs gb|CF193350.1|CF193350, gb|CF189037.1|CF189037): MILMLRSSMVLTRRRDQRKRHRLDHMRMLRQVPLRPTPTFRRSHHLPLLLIRFSYYKRSIHHLRLPHFLHLTGRLYDVAQFEVGPVQEDNDGFPFVPDDYVERLEDYMPGETDGCEHDSPSLLRDIRKDGRFAGPEQNFSSGEHNPSSSFAHSQLLGGRDLFQLSPPFILDDMVTFAQGGEATAAVDMVASIPVNIKKELRFSCLLKPYLVLLDAAVQKGRKTWETLVENASVTQDLPPAWRLKVMEIDERSPFSRHDGSLVGEYNSAGVCLGLPKRIDRPVYSHPDMRDDARRKVLFGDSTHDVRKKTDGDVCSKYFDTWLADVGRTGGIAGMWCPHGICLGYHIMLTAEGRNDFFSMLRCFRKTAPKIVIYDYACHLGPLHYPRSDLL; this comes from the exons ATGATCCTCATGTTGAGAAGCAGCATGGTACTCACGCGGAGGAGAGATCAACGAAAACGCCACAGACTGGATCACATGCGCATGCTTCGGCAAGTTCCCCTTCGTCCAACTCCAACCTTTCGTCGTTcgcaccaccttcctctACTTCTCATTAGGTTCTCGTATTACAAACGGTCGATTCATCATCTGCGATTGCCACACTTTCTCCACCTTACGGGAAGATTGTACGATGTCGCTCAATTTGAAGTAGGGCCGGTACAGGAGGATAATGACGGCTTTCCTTTCGTTCCAGACGACTACGTTGAAAGATTGGAGGATTATATGCCAGGAGAAACTGATGGATGCGAACACgactctccttctttgttACGAGATATTCGGAAGGATGGGCGCTTTGCGGGACCAGAACAGAACTTTTCAAGCGGCGAGCATaatccatcctcttcatttgCACACAGTCAATTACTTGGAGGCAGA GATCTTTTTCAACTTTCCCCCCCGTTTATCCTGGACGATATGGTTACCTTTGCCCAAGGAGGCGAAGCCACTGCAGCAGTCGACATGGTCGCTTCAATCCCGGTTAACATTAAGAAAGAGTTGAGGTTTTCGTGCCTACTTAAACCATATCTTGTGCTGCTCGACGCTGCTGTGCAGAAGGGTCGCAAGACATGGGAAACTTTAGTCGAAAACGCTTCTGTGACACAGGATCTTCCTCCAGCATGGCGACTCAAGGTGATGGAAATAGATGAGAGAAGTCCCTTTTCCAGGCATGATGGATCTCTTGTAGGAGAGTACAACTCTGCTGGCGTATGCCTCGGCCTTCCTAAAAGGATCGATCGGCCAGTCTATTCTCATCCCGACATGCGGGATGACGCCAGGAGAAAGGTGCTATTTGGAGACTCAACACATGATGTTCGGAAGAAGACCGATGGTGATGTCTGTTCAAAATATTTTGATAC ATGGCTTGCTGACGTCGGTCGGACTGGTGGTATAGCAGGGATGTGGTGTCCTCATGGCATCTGTCTCGGTTATCACATCATGCTCACGGCTGAAGGACGTAACGACTTCTTCTCGATGTTACGTTGTTTTCGAAAAACAGCTCCGAAG ATTGTCATCTACGATTATGCCTGCCATCTGGGACCGTTGCACTATCCGCGATCCGACCTTCTTTAG
- a CDS encoding hypothetical protein (HMMPfam hit to DnaJ, DnaJ domain, score: 54.9, E(): 2.2e-13), whose product MPPILSEEESALDPYVVLGIGAGATTKEAERAFRKKSLKYHPDKNPDPGAAVIFHQLSLSLGIFQDQAKRNYVDNQLETDRKKKERYAEMDKKRKAMVDALVAREEEAKKQKVEQVKRRQQQADEETVKDAGRRLLEEAQKRAAAAAAAAATATAQAPKAPETATSEPTGGIKDKPTITPEDLTILLTLPASSTITSSDLQTRLTTSYGPIAHLILPPVPLSQQAAESKDGKKKKPKSRKAIVEFASGNWGGCYACWMDHETGRGMEGVKAKFGSGEVPAWVAWAAETQKPGRRPSPAASGGDQQINNANGYAPPKTSFTIPTTTSTPASPPSFTSAPDFFAASDGEVSMADLLAKHAQKKSAKSEEDRRRQEFESMTLSRMRMMEREKLEAGIRRQEEEE is encoded by the exons ATGCCCCCCATTCTctcggaagaagaatcgGCTCTCGATCCCTATGTTGTCCTTGGAATTGGAGCCGGGGCAACAACCAAAGAGGCTGAACGGGCGTTTCGTAAAAAGTCGCTCAAGTATCATCCGGACAAG AATCCTGACCCTGGAGCTG CTGTAATATTCCATCAACTATCATTATCTCTCGGTATCTTTCAAGATCAGGCCAAACGCAATTATGTGGATAACCAGCTCGAAACTGataggaaaaaaaaggagcGATATGCAGAGATGGATAAAAAGCGTAAAGCGATGGTCGAT GCGCTTGTagcgagggaagaagaagccaaaaagcaaaaagttGAGCAGGTCAAGAGacggcagcagcaggcaGACGAAGAAACCGTCAAGGATGCTGGACGGCGATTGTTGGAGGAAGCGCAAAAGCGTGCAGCTGCAGcagccgctgctgctgctacTGCTACTGCTCAAGCGCCAAAAGCGCCAGAGACGGCTACATCAGAACCTACCGGTGGAATCAAGGACAAGCCCACCATAACACCTGAAGAcctcaccatcctccttaCCCTCCCCGCTTCATCGACCATAACTTCTTCTGACCTTCAGACACGCCTCACCACATCGTACGGCCCTATCGCCCATCTTATCCTCCCTCCTGTCCCTTTATCACAGCAAGCAGCAGAAAGTAAAgacggcaagaagaagaagcccaAAAGCCGGAAAGCGATTGTAGAGTTTGCGAGTGGGAATTGGGGTGGGTGTTATGCGTGCTGGATGGATCATGAGACCGGTCGGGGAATGGAAGGGGTAAAAGCCAAGTTTGGAAGCGGGGAGGTGCCGGCATGGGTTGCATGGGCGGCGGAGACGCAGAAGCCTGGACGGAGACCGTCTCCCGCTGCTAGTGGCGGGGATCAGCAAATAAATAATGCCAATGGGTATGCGCCACCAAAGACATCCTTCACAATACCCACGACAACTTCAACACCTGCTTCCCCGCCGTCGTTCACTTCAGCGCCTGATTTCTTTGCTGCGAGTGACGGTGAGGTCAGTATGGCGGACCTTTTAGCGAAACATGCTCAGAAGAAATCTGCCAAGAGCGAGGAAGACCGGAGACGGCAGGAGTTTGAGAGCATGACGTTGTcgagaatgaggatgatggagagggagaagctGGAGGCGGGAATCAGGAgacaagaggaagaggaatga
- a CDS encoding hypothetical protein (HMMPfam hit to DnaJ, DnaJ domain, score: 52.8, E(): 9.1e-13) — MPPILSEEESALDPYVVLGIGAGATTKEAERAFRKKSLKYHPDKNPAPEAAVIFHQLSLSLGIFQDQAKRNYVDNQLEIDRKKKQRYAEMDKKRKAMVDALVAREEEAKKQKVEQVKRWQQQVQADEEAIKDAGRRMLEEAQKRAAAIAAAATAARAARAPEAAARKPTGGV; from the exons ATGCCCCCCATTCTctcggaagaagaatcgGCTCTCGATCCCTATGTTGTCCTTGGAATTGGAGCCGGGGCAACAACCAAAGAGGCTGAACGGGCGTTTCGTAAGAAGTCGCTCAAGTATCATCCGGACAAG AATCCTGCACCTGAAGCTG CTGTAATATTCCATCAGCTATCATTGTCTCTCGGTATCTTTCAAGATCAGGCCAAACGCAATTATGTGGATAACCAGCTTGAAATTGAtaggaaaaaaaagcagCGATATGCAGAGATGGATAAGAAGCGTAAAGCGATGGTCGAT GCGCTTGTagcgagggaagaagaagccaaaaagcaaaaagttGAGCAGGTCAAGAGATGGCAGCAGCAGGTACAGGCAGACGAAGAGGCTATCAAGGATGCCGGACGGCGGATGTTGGAGGAAGCGCAAAAGCGTGCAGCTGCAATAGCCGCCGCTGCTACTGCTGCTCGAGCGGCAAGAGCGCCAGAAGCGGCTGCACGAAAACCTACTGGCGGAGTCTGA
- a CDS encoding hypothetical protein (HMMPfam hit to TIP41, TIP41-like family, score: 139.5, E(): 7.3e-39), whose translation MSHLPPITSATAKLPEQRTNNPPYSVQTGRNVHSITIGPWSIVSTKKPILNGKEIEAKPAQSAEKSLNLPLPEMTFGNNSLSLVYNPTTASPLDSTAASRYIAVSTEARVNLSFKTLDALAGVATGEGWEDRVGGGVLVSMAEKWGKNKSWATTESTSLPAAGVFDVPVPSKPVKPHDWTYSTCYAGSVAGPSTFEPSSTHSLPLSLLARQDPVLDQILYYEDVPLYEDELHDNGESILNARIRVMPHSFFILARLFVRVDNVLFRIYDVRIYHAFGSDEIIREVSGMEAGYNTVKQFLEKPSDLSPLTDPNWVYSVMTQLSNLPVRAPAHRRSSSSSSRHGKPWPGLGKKVEVLKLPKAGVDEIGEGLDKVQL comes from the exons ATGTCCCATCTACCGCCTATCACATCAGCTACAGCAAAACTCCCTGAGCAACGTACGAACAACCCCCCGTACTCGGTCCAAACAGGCCGCAATGTCCACTCCATTACCATTGGCCCTTGGTCCATAGTCTCCACAAAGAAACCCATACTGAACGGCAAAGAGATTGAGGC TAAACCCGCTCAAAGTGCTGAGAAATCACTAAATCTCCCTTTACCAGAAATGACATTCGGTAACAACTCGCTCTCTCTTGTATACAATCCCACGACCGCTTCCCCATTAGATTCGACAGCTGCATCTAGGTATATTGCTGTATCTACGGAGGCGCGTGTAAACCTGAGCTTCAAGACACTAGATGCTCTAGCAGGTGTTGCGACAGGAGAAGGCTGGGAAGACAGAGTTGGAGGTGGTGTGTTGGTTAGTATGGCGGAGAAATGGGGAAAGAACAA ATCATGGGCAACCACAGAAAGCACTTCATTACCCGCTGCCGGAGTATTTGACGTCCCCGTCCCATCTAAACCTGTAAAGCCTCATGATTGGACATATTCCACATGCTACGCTGGGTCAGTTGCTGGGCCATCT ACATTCGAACCATCATCAACTCactcccttcccctttcaTTATTAGCTCGTCAAGATCCCGTCTTGGACCAAATCTTATATTACGAGGATGTTCCTTTATATGAGGATGAATTGCACGACAACGGCGAATCAATTCTCAATGCTCGTATT AGAGTTATGCctcactccttcttcattctcgcGCGCCTCTTTGTCCGCGTCGACAACGTCTTATTCAGAATTTATGATGTCCGAATATATCATGCGTTTGGCAGTGACGAAATAATAAGAGAAGTTTCGGGTATGGAAGCAGGTTATAACACCGTAAAGCAG TTCCTTGAGAAACCCTCAGACCTCTCTCCCCTCACAGACCCCAACTGGGTATACAGCGTAATGACTCAACTCTCAAACCTTCCTGTTCGTGCCCCGGCCCACAGAcgctcttcatcatcgagTAGTCGACATGGTAAACCTTGGCCTGGATTGGGTAAGAAAGTGGAAGTGTTGAAGTTACCAAAGGCAGGTGTGGATGAaattggagaaggattgGATAAAGTGCAACTGTAA
- a CDS encoding hypothetical protein (HMMPfam hit to DS, Deoxyhypusine synthase, score: 562.6, E(): 3.3e-166), giving the protein MQYTFICTYRHKPKKIEAQMSADPHQNVIFPSEEIPEDAIDVKGPDFNKPIDLEALLKSYETIGFQATGLARAIRVVDEMASLREILKFLAQHKLVDCFVTTAGGVEEDFIKCLGKTILGDFHLDGAGLRKKGLNRIGNLLVPNSNYCAFEDWVVPILDKMVEEQEEQGVKWSPSSVIRRLGKEINNEDSVYYWCYKNDIPVFCPALTDGSLGDMLYFHTYKSSPLQLNIDIVADIRRLNDMSVKSKKAGMIILGGGVCKHQIANAMLFRNGADYAVYINTGQEYDGSDSGARPDEAVSWGKIRAGAESVKVYADATLVFPLVVAATFGRAHWAEQGEKAA; this is encoded by the exons ATGCAGTATACATTTATCTGTACATACAGGCAtaaaccaaaaaaaatcgaAGCTCAAATGTCTGCCGACCCACACCAGAACGTTATTTTCCCCTCGGAAGAAATCCCAGAAGATGCTATAGACGTCAAAGGCCCCGATTTCAACAAGCCAATCGACCTGGAAGCGCTGCTGAAGAGTTACGAGACGATCGGGTTCCAGGCGACGGGTTTGGCTAGAGCGATCCGGGTGGTCGATGAAATGGCAA GTCTCCGTGAAATCCTCAAGTTTCTCGCTCAACACAAGCTCGTGGATTGTTTTGTGACAACGGCCGGGggtgtggaggaagatttTATAAAATGTTTGGGAAAGACGATCTTGGGAGACTTTCATTTGGATGGTGCGGGAttaaggaagaaggg GCTGAACAGAATAGGAAATCTGCTCGTCCCCAACTCTAACTACTGTGCATTTGAAGACTGGGTTGTACCCATCTTGGACAAGATGGTCGAGGAGCAGGAAGAACAAGGTGTCAAGTGGAGTCCTAGCTCTGTCATCCGTCGATTGGGCAAGGAGATTAATAATGAGGACAGTGTTTACTATTGGTGCTACAAG AATGATATCCCAGTTTTCTGTCCGGCCCTCACAGACGGTTCTTTAGGCGATATGCTGTACTTTCACACGTACAAGTCATCCCCTCTCCAACTGAACATTGACATTGTGGCCGATATCAGACGGCTGAACGATATGAGCGTCAAGTCAAAAAAGGCTGGTATGATCATCCTTGGTGGAGGTGTCTGCAAGCACCAAATTGCAAATGCAATGCTGTTT AGGAATGGTGCCGATTACGCGGTGTACATTAACACCGGCCAGGAG TACGACGGTTCAGATTCTGGTGCTCGACCTGATGAAGCAGTATCATGGGGTAAGATCCGTGCTGGTGCCGAGAGTGTCAAG GTGTACGCAGATGCGACGTTGGTGTTCCCGTTGGTGGTGGCTGCGACATTTGGCAGGGCGCACTGGGCGGAGCAAGGGGAGAAGGCAGCGTAG
- a CDS encoding hypothetical protein (HMMPfam hit to BolA, BolA-like protein, score: 121.7, E(): 1.7e-33) has product MRTPLPALLVRIALRPVHLSRTAILPSPVNNNKSVITRTMSAAASTSTSRGRSPTRVPGPVETTIQQKIIEAFNPVLLRVYNDSHKHSHHAAMRAQGGGSGETHFAIHLVSESFKGKTAIARHRMVNALLKPEFDERGLHALSLRLKTPEEWEKEGGGEMR; this is encoded by the exons ATGCGTACTCCTCTCCCTGCTCTCCTCGTACGTATCGCCCTCAGACCAGTACACCTATCTCGAACCGCGATTTTGCCTTCGCCAGtgaacaacaacaagagTGTGATTACAAGGACCATGTCCGCTGCTGCCTCCACTTCTACTTCAAGGGGTAGATCGCCTACCCGTGTCCCCGGCCCTGTTGAGACTACCATCCAGCAAAAA ATTATCGAAGCGTTCAATCCTGTCTTGTTGAGGGTGTATAACGACTCGCATAAACATTCCCACCATGCTGCTATGCGTGCGCAAGGAGGCGGGAGCGGTGAAACTC ATTTCGCGATCCATCTCGTATCCGAATCATTCAAAGGCAAAACCGCCATCGCCCGACATCGGATGGTCAACGCTTTGCTCAAACCTGAATTTGATGAGCGCGGTTTGCATGCTCTGAGTTTGAGGTTGAAGACGCCggaagaatgggagaaggaaggtggtggggagatgagatga